One Nostoc sp. UHCC 0302 DNA window includes the following coding sequences:
- a CDS encoding Uma2 family endonuclease produces the protein MNAVTTTLPSTLKLKIDLTDEQFFKMCQKNRDYRFERTASGEILIMPPTGSDTGRRNVKITTQLDIWNSENNLGKGFDSSTGFTLPNGAERSPDVSWVKIERWNALTPEQQEKFAPICPDFVVELRSPSDSIKDLQDKMQEYIENGAQLGWLIDRKNKRVEIYRPSQDIEILENPTSLSGEDILPGFVLDLKQIM, from the coding sequence ATGAATGCTGTTACAACCACTTTACCTTCTACACTTAAATTGAAAATCGACTTGACTGACGAGCAATTTTTCAAAATGTGTCAGAAAAACCGCGATTATCGATTTGAGCGTACAGCATCAGGGGAAATATTAATTATGCCGCCTACAGGTAGTGATACTGGCAGACGTAATGTTAAAATTACCACTCAATTAGATATTTGGAACTCGGAGAATAATTTAGGCAAAGGTTTTGACTCTTCAACTGGGTTCACCCTACCCAATGGTGCAGAACGTTCTCCTGATGTTTCTTGGGTAAAAATTGAGCGGTGGAATGCTTTAACCCCAGAACAACAAGAAAAATTTGCTCCGATTTGCCCTGATTTTGTAGTAGAGTTACGTTCTCCTAGTGATTCTATAAAAGATTTGCAGGATAAAATGCAGGAGTATATCGAAAATGGCGCTCAATTAGGCTGGCTAATCGACCGAAAAAACAAGCGAGTAGAAATTTATCGTCCAAGTCAAGATATAGAGATTTTAGAAAATCCAACTAGTTTATCAGGAGAAGATATTTTACCTGGATTTGTGTTGGATTTAAAACAGATTATGTAA
- a CDS encoding pentapeptide repeat-containing protein — protein sequence MNADELIKSYCAGERNFAQVSLHLANLNEACLAGINLDGAKLANATLSQSNLCAANLIEANLAGATLWRTNLSRAILIWANLEDANLIRATVSKADLHKASLVRADLRLADLRDADLSGADLTGADLRYANLSGAFLAGANLRGANLTEANLSKTDLSHANLTKAILFKTDLSYVDLTEVDLSEENLRQCILKGVTLPKRDLIEVY from the coding sequence ATGAATGCTGATGAACTTATCAAAAGCTATTGTGCAGGAGAGAGAAATTTTGCTCAGGTAAGCCTGCACTTAGCCAACCTAAATGAGGCGTGTCTAGCTGGAATCAATTTGGATGGAGCTAAATTGGCTAATGCAACTTTATCTCAGTCCAACCTATGTGCGGCGAACTTAATTGAAGCAAATTTGGCTGGGGCGACTCTCTGGAGAACCAACCTCAGTAGAGCGATTCTAATTTGGGCGAATCTAGAGGATGCTAACCTGATTCGGGCAACTGTTAGTAAAGCGGACTTGCATAAAGCTTCTCTTGTGAGGGCAGACCTGCGCTTAGCAGACCTACGTGATGCCGACCTCAGTGGTGCAGACTTGACTGGGGCAGACTTACGCTACGCTAACCTCAGCGGTGCTTTTCTGGCTGGGGCAAATCTCAGGGGTGCAAATTTGACTGAGGCAAACTTGAGTAAGACAGACTTGAGCCATGCCAATCTTACCAAAGCGATTTTGTTCAAGACTGATCTAAGTTACGTTGATTTAACAGAAGTAGACTTGAGTGAAGAGAATCTGCGCCAATGCATCCTTAAAGGAGTAACCTTGCCAAAACGAGACTTAATTGAAGTGTATTAG